A genomic region of Glycine max cultivar Williams 82 chromosome 15, Glycine_max_v4.0, whole genome shotgun sequence contains the following coding sequences:
- the LOC102659791 gene encoding uncharacterized protein, with translation MQQPIPESPSQPLNIHGITLKGKHDENWGQLFAPMIDQWNNRHAFRVDAYPRQEGLLSFNSDYMVWYRRKTKMFVDPANAKTATLGEVAEALQYMVSPQGRNTCTFDDLVPYVEKITILSEEQERVTEPVSHGPASERQFPAQQFHMLQSSIETQGIDRRRDTVEAEEYSQQMAERGHGMYYTPQTFAEYPTQMYQYPFQGHHTDTSASQQSFGGVAETQAHFSWPTMTPSQQYHGPIPTPNAPLGTQWNVPGQIPNTGDLFGVDLRHAFSAEADEEEAGRHRGRRNPDRQARRWDRPCGTSSRHHGHQNE, from the exons ATGCAACAACCAATTCCAGAGTCTCCTTCACAACCCTTAAACATTCATGGCATAACATTGAAAGGGAAACATGACGAAAATTGGGGGCAATTGTTCGCCCCAATGATTGATCAGTGGAATAATCGCCATGCATTTAGGGTCGACGCTTATCCCCGACAAGAAggcctattgagttttaactcggactacatggtctggtataggcgaaagacaaagatgtttgttgacccAGCAAATGCAAAGACggctacattg GGTGAAGTTGCGGAGGCATTACAATACATGGTgtctcctcaagggaggaaTACATGCACatttgatgatctcgtgccttatgtggaaaaaattacaattttatccgaagagcaagagagagtcACTGAGCCAGTGTCACATGGTCCCGCATCAGAGCGTCAATTTCCTGCGCAACagtttcacatgcttcagtCAAGTATTGAAACTCAGGGGATAGATAGAAGAAGGGACACTGTTGAAGCGGaagaatattcccaacaaatggcggagcgtggccatggaatgtattacacgccacaaACATTTGCTGAGTATCCTacacagatgtatcagtatccttttcaGGGTCATCACACTGATACTTCTGCAAGCCAACAATCGTtcggtggtgttgcggaaacacaagctcatttttcatggcccacaatgaccccttcacagcaatatcatggcccaattccaacacctaatgccccGTTAGGAACACAATGGAATGTACCGGGACAAATACCTAATACGGGTGACTTATTCGGTGTTGATTTGCGGCACGCATTTTCTGCGGAGGCTGACGAAGAAGAAGCGGGGAGGCATCGgggcagaagaaatcctgatcgccaagcacgaagatgggatcgaccatgtggcacatcctcacgaCATCACGGACACCAAAATGAATGA
- the GLYII-10 gene encoding LOW QUALITY PROTEIN: persulfide dioxygenase ETHE1 homolog, mitochondrial (The sequence of the model RefSeq protein was modified relative to this genomic sequence to represent the inferred CDS: substituted 1 base at 1 genomic stop codon) — translation HNPTRLRSQMCSFSTTSFSSSSSKLLFHQLFEKKSSTYTYLLADASHPEKPTLLIDPVDRTVDRDLSLIEQLGLKIVYTMNTHVHADHVTGTGLIKGKVPSVKSVISKASGATVDLYVEPGDKVHIGDLFLEVRATPGHTKGCVTYVTGDAPDQPQPRMAFTGDTLLIRGCGRTDYQGGSSEQLYKSIHSXILTLSKSTLIYPAHDYKGFTVSSVGEELQNNPRITKDEETFKNIMANLAYSYPKMIDIAVPANMVCGIQSNLKQAEAS, via the exons CACAACCCCACCAGGCTCAGATCACAAATGTGTTCTTTCTCCACCACTTCcttttcctcctcctcctccaagCTCTTGTTCCACCAGCTTTTTGAGAAGAAGTCTTCCACCTACACATACCTTCTCGCTGATGCCTCGCACCCAGAAAAACCAACACTA TTGATTGACCCAGTTGATAGGACAGTAGATAGGGACTTGTCGCTTATTGAGCAACTGGGGTTGAAGATTGTGTATACGATGAATACACATGTGCATGCGGATCATGTCACTGGGACTGGCCTTATCAAGGG CAAAGTTCCTTCTGTAAAATCTGTTATTTCAAAAGCAAGTGGTGCAACGGTAGATCTTTATGTGGAGCCAGGTGATAAGGTCCATATTGGTGATCTTTTTCTAGAG GTTCGTGCAACTCCTGGTCATACCAAAGGTTGTGTTACCTATGTTACCGGAGATGCACCTGATCAACCTCAACCTAGGATGGCATTCACTGGAGATACCCTATTAATACGCGGATGTGGAAGGACAG ATTACCAG GGTGGGAGTTCAGAGCAGCTTTATAAATCAATCCATTCATAG ATTTTAACACTGTCGAAGAGTACGCTAATCTATCCAGCTCATGACTACAAAGGATTCACG GTGAGCTCTGTTGGAGAGGAGCTGCAAAACAACCCACGCATAACAAAGGATGAG GAAACTTTCAAGAACATCATGGCAA acttggctt ATTCATATCCTAAAATGATTGACATAGCTGTCCCAGCTAATATGGTTTGCGGAATCCAATCCAATCTAAAGCAAGCTGAGGCTTCATAA
- the LOC121173563 gene encoding protein MAIN-LIKE 2-like: MRCGECTITLQDVSVLLGISVDGLPLIGPTNLDWADLCEELLGARPQEDEIRGSVVKLSWLAHHFSQINNDDDEEQVRRFARAWILRFIGGVLFVDKSSNKVSLRYLQFLRDFEECGRYAWGAAVLGFLYREMCNATDYKTKSIGGMCILLQMWAWERCPTLAPKRTPSQVENTPLGHRWLRRGNQHIGNDDVRVFRRELDIMKRHEVRTCYSICKIKNYMCYFTKMFITMLLYAVCVGAVPINRNITVPPVCLVGKY, from the exons atgagatgcggagaATGTACTATTACTCTCCAAGACGTCTCTGTATTGTTAGGTATAAGTGTGGATGGTTTACCATTAATCggtccaacaaatcttgattgggctgatTTATGTGAGGAATTATTGGGAGCCAGACCACAAGAAGATGAAATTAGAGGTAGtgtggttaaattaagttggctggctcaccatttttccCAAATAAATAATGACGACGACGAAGAACAAGTACGAAGGTTTGCCCGTGCATGGATATTGAGATTCATTGGAGGTGTCTTGTTCGTTGATAAAAGCAGTAACAAAGTTTCGCTAAGataccttcaatttttacgtgactttgaagaatgtggtagatatgcatggggagctgccGTACTTGGTTTTCTATACAGAGAGATGTGCAATGCCaccgattataaaactaaatcaatcggaggtatgtgcatcttactacaaatgtgggcatgggaacgatgtccaaccttggctccaaagaggactccttcCCAAGTAGAAAATACACCACTGGGGCATAG gtggctgcgacgtggaaaccaaCATATCGGCAATGATGATGTGAGAGTTTTTCGTCGCGAGTTAGATATTATGAAACGTCATGAGGTAAGAACATGTTAttctatttgtaaaataaaaaattatatgtgttattttactaaaatgttcataactatgttgttatatgcagtttgtgtgGGAGCCGTACCCATCAACCGTAATATCACGGTGCCTCCCGTTTGTTTAGTCGGAA AGTATTGA